One genomic segment of Hevea brasiliensis isolate MT/VB/25A 57/8 chromosome 3, ASM3005281v1, whole genome shotgun sequence includes these proteins:
- the LOC110664741 gene encoding UPF0481 protein At3g47200-like → MEGNQCETYRPPIREVPLTLKGRKNYDRYFKPRAVSIGPLHHGKDELAPAEKFKERLVAEFIKASGRTKDFLHQMIEKDIERFKDCYEKKVIRKYSNEKLAQILFVDGCAVLQFIHYKKLEKLKQHNIKNDLAAFAAQDLFLLENQLPFEVLDLLMNHSEHGVDLRESIQHFVDMNMAVHPKEGLNLYSQPTHLLDLLRTRLLLPHEGNLDVAIDIPVSKWPTFRNIMELKAAGIHVKRSNTSCLKDTHFKSRFLKAILELPSMIVDDSTAPKFLNLVAYEMCPEFPNEFEVSSYLCFMDSLIDHPEDVKELRKANILHNLLGSDEEVSTLFNEISTDLVPNPNAYSFVKQQIQLHYDKTWKTWIAQGYHDHFSSPWTFLAFMAAIIGLILSFIQALPSLKPDHCLKVCTNHP, encoded by the coding sequence ATGGAGGGAAATCAATGTGAGACTTACAGACCTCCTATAAGAGAAGTTCCATTGACGTTGAAAGGTAGAAAGAACTATGACAGGTACTTCAAGCCAAGAGCAGTCTCAATCGGTCCTCTACACCATGGTAAAGATGAGCTTGCGCCTGCGGAGAAGTTCAAGGAAAGACTAGTTGCAGAATTCATCAAAGCTAGTGGCCGGACAAAAGACTTCCTTCACCAAATGATTGAGAAAGACATTGAGCGCTTCAAGGACTGTTATGAGAAGAAGGTGATAAGAAAATACAGCAATGAGAAGCTGGCACAAATACTCTTCGTGGATGGTTGTGCAGTCCTGCAATTCATACACTacaaaaaattggagaaattaaAACAACACAATATAAAGAATGATCTTGCAGCTTTCGCAGCGCAAGATTTATTCTTGCTAGAGAATCAGCTTCCTTTCGAAGTTCTGGACTTGCTGATGAACCATAGTGAACATGGTGTCGATTTGAGGGAATCCATCCAACATTTCGTGGATATGAACATGGCGGTGCATCCAAAAGAGGGGCTGAACCTCTATTCACAACCCACTCATCTTCTTGACCTTTTGCGCACCAGACTCCTCCTTCCCCACGAAGGAAACCTTGACGTTGCTATAGATATACCAGTAAGCAAGTGGCCTACATTTCGTAACATCATGGAGCTTAAAGCTGCAGGGATTCATGTGAAGCGTAGTAACACGAGTTGCTTGAAAGATACTCATTTCAAAAGCAGATTCTTAAAGGCAATATTGGAGCTGCCATCCATGATAGTGGACGACTCAACCGCACCTAAATTTTTGAATCTTGTGGCATATGAAATGTGTCCAGAATTCCCTAATGAATTCGAGGTCAGCTCCTATCTGTGCTTCATGGATTCTCTCATTGATCATCCTGAAGACGTGAAGGAGCTCAGGAAGGCTAATATACTTCACAATTTACTTGGAAGCGATGAAGAAGTTTCTACTTTGTTCAATGAGATAAGCACTGACTTGGTGCCAAATCCTAATGCATATTCATTCGTCAAACAGCAAATCCAATTGCACTACGACAAAACATGGAAGACTTGGATAGCTCAAGGGTATCATGATCATTTCAGTAGCCCCTGGACTTTCCTTGCCTTCATGGCTGCGATAATAGGACTCATTCTAAGTTTCATTCAGGCTTTGCCTTCATTGAAACCTGATCATTGCTTGAAGGTTTGCACTAATCATCCATAA